Within the Dolichospermum compactum NIES-806 genome, the region AACAGGTAGATTTTCTGTAGCTAAAATATCAGATTGCCAGGGGTTATACTTCTCAGATTGCCACAATTGAGGTTATTTTAGGTGATAAAGTGGAAAAGTAGGTGGCAAAAGTCCAGGATTTCATCAACAACTAAATTTTTAATTTTGGATGATGCGTAAAACGATATGATATAAGACATCACTTCAGTCATCAAAAAATGAACGCTCTATGAAAACAGAAACCGTTCGCACGACGCTAACCATTCCTAGAGAACTCCTAGAAGCTACAGACAAGGCGGTTTTACAAGGAAAGGCTAAGAGTCGGAATGATTTTGTCGCTCAAGCTTTACGAAGAGAATTAGCCTTACAGAAACGGTCTGAAATTGATGCCGCATTGGCGGAAATGGCTAATGATCCAGATTATCAGGCAGAGGTATTAAAACTAGAGGTAGAATTTGCTACGGCGCAGTGGGAGGCGTTGCAGTTAGGGGAATCTCCAAGATGAGAAGGGGCGAGGTGTATGATGCACGTCTAGAAATGACTGAAGGCTCGGAACAGGGAGGAACTCGTCCGGTGATTATTGTTAGTCGTGATGTGATTAATCTATCTAGCCCTGTAGTTTTAGCAGTACCTTGTACCACCTATCAAGACGGAAAGCGAGTCTACCCTACTCAAGTTTTGATTTTATCACCAGATGGTGGACTAAAGAAAGACTCGATCGCTATGGCAGATCAAGTGCGGGTATTATCTAAAACCCGCTTTTTGCGTTTAAGAGGAATTCTTTCTGAGGTGGTGATGGCACATCTAGAGCAAGCGTTGTTAATTGCGTTAGATTTGCCAGGATGTGAATAACTTGATTAAATAGGGTTTGATGAATAAATCGAAAACCTAGATATATGAGGAGTTTCCGGGTTAAAAAAAGTGAATCAGGTGCAAGGAATAAGCGTTGAAACCATTCATTTACCTATCACTTTCTCAGATTTGAGACTATTCTTACCTCCTTCTAATTCTTCCTCCTGACTCCTGACTCTTGAATTCTCTAATAATTGTTTTTAATTTTTAGATGGTTACTTATTCCCTGTTGTGGGAGAGGAAGTTTGAGCAAATTGGCTGATTTGATGCCAAATATCCTGGGGAGTAATACCGAAGCCAAAGTATAATAACATAACGATAGCGGCGGAGATTATAGCTGTTTTAATGGTGGTTTTAATTAATTTCCAGAGAATGATAAAAACCACCCAAGCTACTATTAAGGTGATAATCATAGAGTTTACGCAATAGGAATTGATACTGAGTTTTTTCCCAAATTAAACACCCAAATCAGGATAATAAACTAATCTAGGGAAAAATTGCAACCTTCCTGGGCTAGATGCTTCTAATATATTTGTAAAGTGCAACTTTGGCACAGTATGGAAACTAGTTAGAAGTATGAACTACGAAATAGCACGGAAACTACTCATAGACCAAACCAGCAGTCTAGATAATCCAGATACTCTGTTGAGTCGTTTACAACAAGGTAAACCTCCTGTTCCTGGTCAAGTTACTTCCACCCTGTTAGCTTTAAAGGTGGTATTTGAGGCTTTAAAAACAGCACCAAACCTAGACAGAGAACTGGCTTTTGCTTTATATCAGTTGGCTGTAAAGGCGCAAAGATTTTTTGCTGCGGGACGAAAAGCAGGTGTAGAGTGGCCTCCCCTGCTTAATGAGGATTTAGTCCGGATTTCTTTGGGGGCTGAAAGTATTTTTTCTGGAACATGGCAAACTTTATGATTGCGAAATCTAGCAACCACCAAGATGATTGTGAACTCAATTAATAATAAAACTCCTGCTTTATTCTCTTTTCTCCTCCTTTCTTTTTCATTCTTCTTCATCCTGACTCCTGACTCCTGACTCCTGACTCCTGACTCCTGCTAAATTAGCGCGTTCTTAATTCTGTTTCTAATTTATCTATATCGGCTTTGAGTAACACCGTTATTTTACCGATGATGGCTTTACCTTCCTTGGGTTGGGCAATTTCTACCCAATACCCATAGCGATCGCCTATCCGTAATTCTCCCTTTAAGGATTGTTTGAGCATTGTTGAGATAAAGTAGGGTGCGTCGGAATTTTCAGTGTCAAACCATTGCTACCTTAATGACTTTCCGCGCCTTCATATCCATAAATACCTGTTCTAGATCCTGCAAAGGTCGGTGTTCACCAATGAGCAAGTCAAAAGGAATTGTACCACTAGCGATGAGTGATAAGGCAGCTTTCACATATTCTGGTGTATTGTGAAATACGCCTTTGAGAGTAAGTTCACTATAGTGCAATTGTTCGGTATTGACAGTAATTGTGCTATCTCTTGGACAACCACCAAATAAATTGATAGTTGCACCAGGACGACCGCAAGCGATCGCCGTTTCCCAGACACTCGGCACACCAGTAGCCTCTATCACGATATCTGCACCCCAACCAGCGGTTAATTCCTTCACTGTGTGGGCAGTATCCGTCACTTGATGATAATTAAAAGTCTTGGCTGCACCCAGTTTTTCACCAATTTCTAACCGTTGATTATTCCCACCCCACAATATCACCTCAGTATATTCTGCTAATACTGCCACAAACATCAAACCAATCGCCCCATCACCCAAAATCACTACTTTGTCATCGGGTTTGGCTCCAGAACGGCTGATACCATGCAACACACAAGCTAAAGGTTCAGTCATCGCCGCTAATACTAGGGGCAAATGATCAGGAACTAGTAACAAATTATGCCTAACTATAGGAGCAGGAATTTTCAGATATTCCGCAAATGTCCCATTATTCCAAGTTAGATGGGGGCATAAAGAATATTCTTTGCGTTGACAAAAGAAACATTTCATGCAGGGTGCAGAATTATTTGCCACCACGCGATCGCCTACCCGCCAATTCGTCACCCCAGTACCAACAGCCACAATCCGCCCCGCACCTTCATGACCAAACAGTGTCGGCGGTGTCAACATTTTGGCATGGCCACCACGTCGCCATACCTTCAAATCTGTCCCACAAGTCGTGGCTGCTTCCACCTGAATCACCACCTCACCGGCTTGAGGAGTGGGGTCAGGAACTTGTTCTAGGCGTAAATCCTCTTGTCCGTAGAGTAATGCTGCTAACAAAGCTTTCCACCCATAAAAAAGAAGTATGGCTTAAACCACCCTATCAAAATCAATTAAACACGGTTTTCTAGCATATTTAATGGTAGCGGCGTATATTTTGTATTTAAAATTAGCAATCCCTGATTTTACCTAAATTTCCGCTGATTAGTTCTCTATTCCCCATATTGAAAAATTCAAGAACTTAAAGCCGTTTGGGGTGAAACTTCTTGATTACGGGTTTCTAGCTTAGATAGTGGACTAGATACACCGTTGATACTTAAAACTGGTACTTCTTGTCTACAGGAGAGACAAAACCAATAAACTTCATGATGGCGAACATGACGCAGAATCGAACCACCACAGCATGGGCAGGTGTTAACTATGATACTCATACACTGTCCTCCTTGAAAAAAATTAAACACGAGTAACGTTAGAATTGATCTAGGCATTACCCTTAAACAATTCAAAATTCTAGATTTATGCTTGATTTGATAGCGTTCATTTTTTGTAGTCTTTTATTCCCCATTCGCAATTCTCCAATTTAGAGAAATTACTGGTGCAAAAACTATCAATAAATGCTAAATTTAACCTCTTTTAGAGTATTTCTACAAATTGATTTTTTTATCAAAACAATAAAAACCCATGAGAACATTATTAAACTATAAACTAGTATAGACCGTGTTCATCTATCTTAGGGATCATAAATATCTAATTTTTATGAGACAATTACTTTACCGTTATTTTACAGTCGTTTTGATAATTAACTAATGAAAATTGCTACTTGGAATGTGAATTCTGTTAGAACACGTTTAGAACAGGTTATCAATTGGTTAAGAGAAAATCCTGTTGATGTTTTGTGTTTACAAGAAACTAAAGTCATAGATCAGGACTTTCCCAGTATCGCGTTTGAAAATTTAGGCTATTATCCGTATATTTCTGGACAAAAATCCTATAATGGCGTGGCTTTGATTAGTCGTCAACCTTTGACAGATGTAATTATGGGTTTTAGTCCTATTTTACCGGAATTACCATCAGCATGGGATGAACAAAAACGGGTGATTACAGGTCTACTTGAGGGAGTCAGAATTGTGAATCTTTACGTTCCCAATGGTTCATCTATCGGTAGCGAAAAGTATGAATATAAGTTAGGCTGGTTAAAAATACTCAAAGAATATTTACAGACATTAATATTATCCAACCCAGCTATTTCTCTGTGTGGTGATTTTAATATTGCCCTAGAAGATATAGATATTAATGATAAAGTAAAGATAGATAATCACATCATGGCATCGGAATTAGAACGTCAAGCTTTACGAGATGTTCTGAATGTAGGTTTTGCAGATGCTTTTCGTAAATTCAACAGCGAAGGAGAAAATTATAGTTGGTGGGATTATCGCACGTCTGCTTTTAAGCGTAATTTAGGTTGGCGAATAGATCACCATTATCTCACACCAATCTTGTATGAACGCGCTCAAAGTTGTGTTATTGATATTGAACCGCGAAAGTTAGTTCAACCAAGTGATCATACACCAGTGATTGTGGAATTTTAGGTCAGGATTCAGGAGCAGGGGAATAGAGAAGCAGGGAGAAAATTTCTTTCTGACTCCTGACTCCTACTCCTAATATAGGTTTCCTATTGCTTATTACCCCCTGTTTCAGAGGCTGATTCAATAACTAGAATTAGTTCTGAAATATCAATTGGCTTTCTGAGAAAATGTACTATACCCAAAGAACTGGCTAATTCCTCTATATCTCCATAAGCGGTTACTAAAATAGTAGTTAAATCAATCTTTTGTTCCTGTAATTGTTGATATACTTGAGTTCCTGTTAGTTCAGGCATCCTATTATCTAAGATTAATAAATGCTGTAATTATCTACCCAATAATAAACCCCGGAAAAAATACAGCATATTTGTTAATATCTGTTCTATCCATAATATAACCTGATCTAACCATTCAAGAATTTGTTCTAAGGGGTGTTTTTCATAGCCTAATGAAGTTGCAGAAATATCAATCCAGTCAGGCTTAAAATTAAATCCTTGACTGGTTTTACTGTCTATTTCGGGAAATTCCTCATTTTTGGGTTCGCTTGCTTGTTGACTTATTTGGCGGTGAATATCAGGGAATTCTCTTTTTGCTTGAGGTTGCTGTACGGATTCCTGGATGTTGGTATTTGTTTCACCAAATAAATCATTCCATGATAACCAATTATCTCCTGAAGAATTATCAAAATTTAACTGATTGTTTGAGGATAAAACTTTTTTAAAATCAGGTTTTTCCGTAGAAGAATTTGAGTCAATTTGATAAATATTTCTTCCTCCAAAAAAGTAATTTATCGCCGCTGCTATTAAATCAGAAATTTGTGGTTTATGAGGTTTTAATTCATCATTATTAACGGCTAATCCCTGAACCTGATTTTGGAAATTATTAACAATTTCCTGACTGCGCTTTTGGACAGGGACTAAAGCAGTATCTTCTAAATTAGCAACTAATTTATCTAGAAAACTAAAAAGTTTAAGAGGATTGAGGAGAGATTTTTGGGCTATGATAGAATCTTCATCAGTTAACTTATTAAAAAGATCATCAATTTTGGGCAATAATTCTTGTTGTTGGTGAGCAATTAGTTGTAAAGAATACCGATATTCACTAATTTCGCTATTAATTCTATCTGCTAATTTGATGTTTTGCTGGGGTGTGAAAACATCGAAAATGCGATTATCCGCACTCACTAAGACTAAATTACGGGTTTGCAATTCTATAGCAATTCCCTGTACTGTTGGTATATGCTGTTGCAGGGTACTTTCTGGAGTTGGAGAATTTGGCTGGGGAAAAATTTTCTTCGACAAAGATCCTAAAAATGTGAGAGGATTTGTTTGTGAGGAAGTTGGTATATAAGTCTCTCCTGGAGGCAGATTTTTGACAACATCTAATATAATTTGGATTGGTGCATCACTGGTAGGAGGAGTTGCTGACTGTAATTTTTTGACTGTGCCATTTTGTTGCCATAATTGGTAAAGTGGATAAAGTAGAGAACCTACACCCGAACCAGTAGCAAATTGCAAATTCTTGAAAGTGGTTTCCAGTGTTTGTGTCAACCGTCGAGAATACTGGTAGACAAAGTTGAAGAGTTTGCTTTGATAGCGATGGGAGGAATCGGAAGACATGGTACTTATGTATAATTTGTAAGGTGAGGTTATCGTCAATTAAAGGCTTTAAATCACTATTTTTAATTTTGAATTGTTAAGAGATTCCCACAGACCTATGAATTTTCACCAATAGCAATTATTGACATTTATAGTAATTGGGAATTGCATGAGAGACAAACTAAAAATCAAAGCAGCTTCATTTCTGATTTCTGACTCCTGCTCTATATTATTTTATTGGAAATATGAATCTTCCTGTATCCTCATTAAATACCAAATCTATATCCACAGCAATTGAAATTCTGCGTTCTTGTTGTCAAGTTGATATCCAGTCAAACTGGCGATATCAGGAAGCTGACGGGGTGATTACTGATTTTATCCCATTTAGTTTAACTGATTGGCAACCTGTGGAACTAAATGAAAAAACTCATGTTTCTTGGACGGGGGGAAAACGGGTATTATGGTTAGGACAAAAATTTTCTGTTCCTGAACATTTACACAATTTTCCGTTAACGAGTTTGTCTTTGCGGTTGGCGTTGGTATGGTGGGCGGATGCGGCAGAAGTATATGTTAATAGTAAGCTAGTATTGACTGGAGATTTGTTCGATTCTTCCCCGCGAGTGTTGTTGAGTCCAAGTGTCAGTCCTGGTGATGAGTTTACCATAGCTTTGCGGTTAGTGAGTCCGGGACATTGCGACGGGGCGTTGATGCGATCGCTGGCAATTTACGAGTCAACAGACTACAATAATCCTGATGCTGGTTTTATTGCTGATGAATTAGCAGTTACGGAAATTCTTTTACAAAACTCCGCACCAGAAAAGTTACCAACTTTAGCGACAGAAGTTGAGAAAGTTACAAATCGCAAAGACGCAGAAAATCAAGACTGGAAAACATATCTTGTCAATTTACGACAAACTTATTTGAGTTTAGCTGAGTTTATCAACGCCCAAAAATATAAAATCAATTTATTAGGTCATGCACATTTAGATTTAGCATGGTTATGGCCTGTGGAAGAAACTTGGAAAGCAGTACAAAATACTTTTGAGTCAGCTTTACAACTGCAACAGGATTTTCCCGAATTAATTTTCTGTCATACCACACCGGCGTTGTATGCTTGGATAGAAGAAAATCGTCCCGACTTGTTTCGAAAAATTCAAGATCAAGTTACAGCCGGAAAATGGGAAGTTTTGGGTGGTTTTTGGGTAGAACCGGATTTGAATTTAATTGCGGGTGAGTCTATAGTGCGTCAGTTATTATATGGACAAAGGTATTTTCTCCAGAAGTTCGGAAAAGTATCTTCTGTAGTTTGGGTTCCCGACACCTTTGGTTTTTGTGCGACGCTACCCCAATTTTTTGCAAATGCGGGAATTGAGTGCTTTGTAACTCAGAAACTCCGCTGGAATGATACAACTAAATTTGATTATGACTTATTTTGGTGGCGATCGCCTGATGGCAGTCAAACATTAAGTTTCATGTCTGCACCTATCGGCGAAACCATCGAACCAGTTAAAATGACCAAATACGCTTGTGACTGGAAAACTCAAACAGGGTTACAAAATTCCCTTTGGCTTCCCGGAGTCGGTGATCATGGTGGTGGACCAACCCGTGATATGCTGGAAACTGCACGACGGTGGAAACATTCCCCAATTTTCCCCAAGTTAGAATTTACAACTTCCGAAAAATATGTTCAGCAAATAAAATCATCAACTCAAAACTTACCAGTTTGGGAAGACGAACTTTATTTAGAATTTCACCGAGGATGTTATACTACCCACGCAGACCAAAAACGCTGGAATCGCAAATCTGAACATCTATTATATAGTGCTGAATTATTCGCAACTTTAGCAAATATACTTTGCGCTGCAGAATTTCCGAAAACAGAAATAGAAACCGCGTGGAAAAAAGTTTCATTTAACCAGTTTCATGACATTCTCCCCGGTACTTCCATTACCCAAGTTTACGCAGACGCTTTACCAGAATGGGAAGCAGTAGAAAAATCAGGAACGAAAATACTAGAAAACTCATTAACAGTGATCGCCTCCACAGTCAACATACCACAACTTCCCAACCCTGAGAGCATCCCCGTCATAATTTTTAACCCTCTCAACTGGGAACGTTCCCAAGTTGTCACCATTGACTTATCAAAAATCATCACCACAGATTACCCAACCTGGAAAGTTGCTGATATTCAAGGAAAAAAAATCCTCTCCCAAAACAGCGAAAACTCAACCTTATTATTTTTCGCAACCATACCATCTATAGGTTACAGCATTTTCTGGCTGTCTCCATCTACCCCCCAACCCAAAACATTCCCGAAAAATTGGATTTTAGAAAACGAATATTTGCAAATTGAAGTTAACCCCGAAACCGGAGATTTAAAAAGTGTCTTTGACAAAACCCAACAACGAGAAATTTTAACCGGTGCAGGAAATCAACTTCAAGCTTTTAGCGACAGTGGACAATATTGGGATGCTTGGAACATAGATCCACATTATAACACAAAACCCCTACCTGCAACCGAATTAAAATCAATTCAATGGCAAGAATATGGAGAAATTCACCAACGATTGCGAGTAGTCCGTCAACTCGGAAAATCGGAATTTTGTCAAGATTACATTTTAGAACTTGGTTCACCAATTTTGAAAATAGCTAATACTGTAAATTGGCAAGAAAATCAGGTATTAGTAAAAACAGCCTTCCCTCTCAATCTTCAAGCCGAATTTGCCACTTATGAAATCCCCTGCGGTGCTATTCGTCGTTCCACAAATCCCCAAACTCCCGCAGAAAAGGCAAAATGGGAAGTACCCGCATTACATTGGGCAGATTTAACCACAGATACAGATACAGAGAAATACGGAGTTAGTCTCCTCAATGATTGTAAATATGGTTACGATGCTAAACCTAACCAACTGCGTCTCACCTTACTAAGAAGTTCCCATTGGCCAGACTCCCAAGCAGATAAAGGAATACACGAATTTACCTATAGCTTGTATCCTCATTTAAACAGTTGGGAAGAAGCAGAAACTGTCAAACGTAGTTATGAGTTGAATGTTCCTTTTCAAATATTAGTAAACCCAATCAACTATCAATCTAGATTAAACGCTTGTCAAAGCAAAAGTTTTCTATCTTTATCAGCAGATAATTTCATCTTAATGGCACTCAAACCCAGTGAAAATGATCCAGAAAAGTTTATTCTTCGCTTTTATGAATGTTATGGACAAACAGCAGAATTATCTTTGCAAAGCGAGATTTTAAATTTAGAAAACCCAACCGATTTATTAGAAAATAATATCAAACTTTCCGCAATAAATCCAGTAAATAAAAATATTTACCCTTGGAAAATTGTGACATTTCAAGCCACATCCAGCAAAATTCAGGAGTAGGGGCGGGGTCTCTCCGTCTAAAATAATCAAATTTGTGTTCATTCGCGTTTATCTGCGGTTAATTATTATTAAAAATTAATATTAGTGAAAAAGCGGTCAAACTGCTATTCAAAAAGCCTTCTATCCTGGAAACATAAAATTTTAGAGACAGAGAAAAATATTTTTTTTATAGAAAACAAATTCAGTAAACCTGATTTTTAGAGGCTTTTTCAAAATCATAGCTTCTATCTTAGGGTCTAAATTTGATTAAAAGAGGCAGTTTTTATTTCTTGTAACATGGGGTTACAAGCAATGCTTCATTTACTATAAGTCTTATGAATGATTTTTGTTAACTCTAGATAATTGTGATTAAAAACCATGTCTCGTTCCATAGTCCCGGCCGTTCTCTTAGTAGACGGTTACAATATTATAGGCACTTGGCCTTGCTTGATAAAAACCCGTGATCATGCCGGACTTGAGGCTGCACGGGGTGAATTAGTGGAAGCAATGACTAATTATAGTGCTTTCCAAGGTTATGAAACTCAGGTAGTATTTGATGCTCAATATCAAAACTCTCCTAGTAACAGAGAAACTATTACAAATTTTTTAACAGTATATTATACGGATTTTGGCCAGACCGCAGACACATATATAGAAAAAACCTGTGCGTCTCTCCGTCACCAAATAGCCCAATGTTTAATTTCCCGCATGATTGTCGCTACATCAGATCGAGCGCAGCAGTTAACAGTCCAGGGATATGGTGCTGAGTGGTTATCAGCGCATCAACTATGTGGCGAAGTAGAAACTACTGTTTGTCGAATGCGCCATAGGTATCAGTCGCAAAAACAACCTAAAAGTAGATTCTTGGTGAATGGAATTGATCCTCAAGCCAGACAACGGCTGACGGAATTACGAATGCGATTATAATTGCAGAATTCGTAAATCTCCGAATGTAGCTGCTGGAAAGGGTTTGGGTTGTTAAGAGTGAGAAATTTCAGCAGCAACAAAAAAAGTTTAAAAATTTTTTTCAAAACCCCTTGCATTAATTTGGATTTAGGTTTATTATAGCTAAAGTGAAAAGCGTTCCTCAGTAGCTCAGTGGTAGAGCGATCGACTGTTAATCGATTGGTCGCTGGTTCGAATCCGGCCTGGGGAGTTTAAACAAAAGACGAGGCGTGAAACTTATTAATTTTTGTTTCATGTCTTGTTTTTTGTAATTAGGTAGGGGCAAACCCCCTGTGGTTGACCCAAACAGAAGAGTAGGCACGGGGGCGCTACCCCTCACAAGGGTAGGTTTTTAATATTGTCTGTGAAGGCAAGACTGGGAAGACTTGGAGGGAACGTAGACAAGAAAGATTTTATACGCACAATAATTTTTTAACGGTGTGTTATTGTTGCCAAAAAACATAATCCTGTAGGGTTTTCCTCCCTTGTCACCTTGTCGCCCAAGTCTTGCCCTCACCAGAATGTAAAAAACCTACACCTGTCAGGGGCGCTACCCCTACATAAATCCAAATCTTTTATATAATCAATTTTGCCTACCTACTTAAATACGTCTTGTTCTCTGTTTACTTTATTAAAATCTGTTTAATGGTTAATTACTAAAATAGATGTACTTATCTTTTTTAGGAAATACCATGCCACAGCGGATAATTATAGAAGTCAATAATTGGTTTAGACGAGATAGAATTGTTCGTAACTTAGAACTTTTTCAGGATATTATTGTGATCTCCCTTTGCATGAGTTTATTTTGTGTGATGCTCATTCGATTAGGAGATATGTTTTTATCGTTTTTACGTCCATTAGATTTACGGCAAGTCACATCTGATATTCTGTTTATTTTGATATTAGTAGAACTGTTTCGGTTATTAGTTGATTACCTCCAAGAACGCAGTATATCCGTAGGTGCAGCCGTAGAAATTACGATTGTTTCGGCTTTGCGGGAGGTAATTTTACGTGGTGTATTAGAAATTTCCCGCGATCAACTTTTTGGACTTTCTGTATTTCTATTAGTTTTATCAGGAATTTTTCTAGCTTTACCTTGGATGCCTCGTTTATTAGAACAGGTGAAAATTAATAGACATGAGACAGTAGAACCAGAATCATACAGCATAATTCAGGAGTCAGGAGTCAGGAGTCAGGAGTAAAACGTAATTTTGTCGAAAAATAGGGAAGAGGATTATTTAACCAATTCCCAAATTAAATATTAGTTTTAGGGGGAGTCCTATAATATGTCTAAATTAACATCAAAACAATGGATTTTAATCAAACACAAAATTACACCATATTTGTTTTTATTACCTGCCTTAATTATCTTAATATTAACTGTTTTTTGGCCAGCAATTCAAGCATTTTATCTCAGTTTTACCAACTATGAAAATATAGGAGATCCTCCTCAATGGATTGGCTTTAAAAATTTCCTACGTTTATCGAAAGATCCGGTTTTTTGGCAAACATTACAAAATACATTTGTTTATCTAATTGGTGTTGTTCCTATTTTAGTATTTTTACCCTTAGCTTTAGCAATTTTAGTGAATCAAAGACTGCGGGGAATGAATTGGTTTAGAACAGCATATTATACCCCAGTTGTAATTTCTATGGTAGTAGCTGGGATAGCTTGGAAATGGTTGTATGCAGAAAACGGATTGCTGAATCAAATTCTCAAAACTTTAGGGATTTTTCCCGACGGAATTCCCTGGTTAACAAGTCCTGATAAGATATTGGGAATTGTTCCCATTTCCTTAGCTAGTATTATGGCTGTAACAATTTGGAAAGGTTTAGGCTATTATATGGTAATTTATTTAGCTGGATTACAAGCCATTCCCGCTGATATTTATGAAGCTGCGGCTATTGATGGTTCAGATAGTGTTCGTAAACATTGGGATATTACCTTACCATTAATGCAACCCTATTTAGCTTTAGTGGCTGTAATTTCGGCGATTTCAGCAACTAAAGTTTTTGAAGAAGTTTATATTATGACTCAAGGCGGACCACTCAATAGTTCTAAGACTATTGTTTATTATTTGTATGAACAAGCATTTGGTAATTTAGAAATTAGCTATGCTTGTACCATTGGTTTGGTGCTATTTTTAATTATTTTAGGTTTATCAATTTTAAGATTAGTTATCAATCAAGATGGGAATGATTTTAGTGTTTAATATTTAAAGATGAATTTTGCATCAATATCTATTACGAGTTGTACAAAGAGAATAGTCAATTTAGTAATAAATATAGGCAGTAATATAAAAATTGCCAACAAATTGAAATTAATAAGGTATTGACAATAAATTCAGGAGCAAAAATGAGAGAATGAAGCTGACTATTCAAATCAAAATCCTTCCCATTCCCAAAAATCTCCAACAACAATCCTGAAAATCCCGAAATCCTGATTCAGACAATATTTTCTTTATAAGCCACAGCAAAACGTTCAATTCCCGCTAAATCAGCATGAATAGAAATATTGCCATAATTCCCATTACTTACCAATAATTCCCGCACCATTTCCGCCTGTCCTGCCATCATTTCAATTAACCACAGCCCCCCAGGACGCAAATAATCAGGGGAAACATTAATTAAATGACGAATATAGTCTAAACCATCCTTACCACCATCTAAAGCTAAATGAGGTTCATGTTTCACCACTTCCGGCTGTAAAGTTAAGACCGTATCACTAGGGATATAGGGTGGATTGGATACCATACCGCTAAACTGACCCTTGAGAGATTCTAGAGGTTGCCACCAAGAACCCTGATAAAATTGAATCCGTTCCCGAAAACCCAAATTTTCAGCATTGGTTTCAGCTACGGCTAAAGCAGCAGGACTAATATCTACAGCATGAATCATCGCATCTGTCAAGACTTCAGCTAAACCGATGGATATCGCCCCACTACCCGTTCCCAAATCCGCCCAATGTCCTGTTTTTACCTCATCATTAGCAGCAGCCACAGCCAAATCAATCAATATTTCTGTTTCTGGTCTAGGAATTAAAACCGCATTGGATACCGTGAGTTGAAACTTTCGCCAAGCTGTCATTCCCGCAATATACTGAACCGGTAAACGGTCATCTAATCGCCTTTTCCATAATTGCTCTAAGTCAGTTAAAGAAAATTGTACGGGGATTTCCTGCCATGTTTTGAAAGACTCCAACCGCAGCGCCAAGCGGTCTAAATTAGCTATTGTTAATAAGAGCCAATCTACCTCCATTGGTGATATCTCC harbors:
- a CDS encoding alpha-mannosidase, translating into MNLPVSSLNTKSISTAIEILRSCCQVDIQSNWRYQEADGVITDFIPFSLTDWQPVELNEKTHVSWTGGKRVLWLGQKFSVPEHLHNFPLTSLSLRLALVWWADAAEVYVNSKLVLTGDLFDSSPRVLLSPSVSPGDEFTIALRLVSPGHCDGALMRSLAIYESTDYNNPDAGFIADELAVTEILLQNSAPEKLPTLATEVEKVTNRKDAENQDWKTYLVNLRQTYLSLAEFINAQKYKINLLGHAHLDLAWLWPVEETWKAVQNTFESALQLQQDFPELIFCHTTPALYAWIEENRPDLFRKIQDQVTAGKWEVLGGFWVEPDLNLIAGESIVRQLLYGQRYFLQKFGKVSSVVWVPDTFGFCATLPQFFANAGIECFVTQKLRWNDTTKFDYDLFWWRSPDGSQTLSFMSAPIGETIEPVKMTKYACDWKTQTGLQNSLWLPGVGDHGGGPTRDMLETARRWKHSPIFPKLEFTTSEKYVQQIKSSTQNLPVWEDELYLEFHRGCYTTHADQKRWNRKSEHLLYSAELFATLANILCAAEFPKTEIETAWKKVSFNQFHDILPGTSITQVYADALPEWEAVEKSGTKILENSLTVIASTVNIPQLPNPESIPVIIFNPLNWERSQVVTIDLSKIITTDYPTWKVADIQGKKILSQNSENSTLLFFATIPSIGYSIFWLSPSTPQPKTFPKNWILENEYLQIEVNPETGDLKSVFDKTQQREILTGAGNQLQAFSDSGQYWDAWNIDPHYNTKPLPATELKSIQWQEYGEIHQRLRVVRQLGKSEFCQDYILELGSPILKIANTVNWQENQVLVKTAFPLNLQAEFATYEIPCGAIRRSTNPQTPAEKAKWEVPALHWADLTTDTDTEKYGVSLLNDCKYGYDAKPNQLRLTLLRSSHWPDSQADKGIHEFTYSLYPHLNSWEEAETVKRSYELNVPFQILVNPINYQSRLNACQSKSFLSLSADNFILMALKPSENDPEKFILRFYECYGQTAELSLQSEILNLENPTDLLENNIKLSAINPVNKNIYPWKIVTFQATSSKIQE
- a CDS encoding NYN domain-containing protein, coding for MSRSIVPAVLLVDGYNIIGTWPCLIKTRDHAGLEAARGELVEAMTNYSAFQGYETQVVFDAQYQNSPSNRETITNFLTVYYTDFGQTADTYIEKTCASLRHQIAQCLISRMIVATSDRAQQLTVQGYGAEWLSAHQLCGEVETTVCRMRHRYQSQKQPKSRFLVNGIDPQARQRLTELRMRL
- a CDS encoding phosphate-starvation-inducible PsiE family protein, giving the protein MPQRIIIEVNNWFRRDRIVRNLELFQDIIVISLCMSLFCVMLIRLGDMFLSFLRPLDLRQVTSDILFILILVELFRLLVDYLQERSISVGAAVEITIVSALREVILRGVLEISRDQLFGLSVFLLVLSGIFLALPWMPRLLEQVKINRHETVEPESYSIIQESGVRSQE
- a CDS encoding carbohydrate ABC transporter permease; this encodes MSKLTSKQWILIKHKITPYLFLLPALIILILTVFWPAIQAFYLSFTNYENIGDPPQWIGFKNFLRLSKDPVFWQTLQNTFVYLIGVVPILVFLPLALAILVNQRLRGMNWFRTAYYTPVVISMVVAGIAWKWLYAENGLLNQILKTLGIFPDGIPWLTSPDKILGIVPISLASIMAVTIWKGLGYYMVIYLAGLQAIPADIYEAAAIDGSDSVRKHWDITLPLMQPYLALVAVISAISATKVFEEVYIMTQGGPLNSSKTIVYYLYEQAFGNLEISYACTIGLVLFLIILGLSILRLVINQDGNDFSV
- the prmC gene encoding peptide chain release factor N(5)-glutamine methyltransferase — its product is MLKPNYKVSGLELWLWRKTAIQAAIAAEISPMEVDWLLLTIANLDRLALRLESFKTWQEIPVQFSLTDLEQLWKRRLDDRLPVQYIAGMTAWRKFQLTVSNAVLIPRPETEILIDLAVAAANDEVKTGHWADLGTGSGAISIGLAEVLTDAMIHAVDISPAALAVAETNAENLGFRERIQFYQGSWWQPLESLKGQFSGMVSNPPYIPSDTVLTLQPEVVKHEPHLALDGGKDGLDYIRHLINVSPDYLRPGGLWLIEMMAGQAEMVRELLVSNGNYGNISIHADLAGIERFAVAYKENIV